GTAACTAGTTAGCATCTGCGAGAGTTGTCGGTCTTTGTGATTCTTTTGATCCTGATTAATTCGACGTTGTTGCGCGCCTAAGATTTCGGAATTTGGTTCTGACGCCGTGAGCGCTTGTTCTCTCGAGTTCCAAATTAGTGTTTCCGCTTTCATCGATTTGGTGATTCCAATTAGGGTATGTGGATCGACTTTGTTTGGGCTTTCTACCATTAAAGTGGTTTATAAGAACAAGTTGTTTAtcgttattattattttctggtgaaTCTTACTTTACATTTGTTGACTGAAGGAGAATGTTGCCTTTGTTTCGAAAATCTTACATTTTGTTGTAATCTAGATACATCGTATGTTAGACTATCATCTTCAAGAAACGACATTAGTATAATGGTAGTTGTCGTATATGGCAGCTATAGCTACATTCTCTGCATACCTTAAGAGTAAGTCTCCCAGGTAACGCGCTGGAGGAAGAAAAGCCAAGCTTGTGATATGAAGACCTAAGATTTGTGGGCTTTAAAAATAAGGCTTTAGGTGTATTCATAAGTCTCTGCGTATTCAAGATCTAACACTCATTATGCCCTACTTTGCTATCCTCAATCCATGCCATGTGGTTAATGTCATGTGCATTTCTTTATACTTTGTTGTTTTATCATGAGCTTACCGATGTAGCTAGTTTCCTTTATTAGCCCACTTTCATTCATGATTTGCACACCCATGATCATGTCATACACTGCATCTGCATACTAAGTTATCATTTGCGAACTCTTCTTTTCAGGTTTGGCTGTGTGATTAGTTAGCTCATGATTTTTACATATTTTGAATTTTGAAGATTAAATTGTGGCATttttatgtgttttttttttttttttttcattttttcacTTAGTTGCATGAGCAGAGATGAACGTAGAGGACGAAAAATTTTACAGATAAATAAGCTTTTTTTTGTCCTTTGATAACTGGTACTTTGGTTCCATCTCCTGGAAACTCAATCCACTAAACAAGAAAAGGCATTGGCACACaagaaacttttaaatttaagtgtTTGTTGTTTATTAATTCCTATTCATCGAGCTCTTTTAAGCCTTACCTGTAATACAACATAGTGTTTGGTATTTTTATTCTATGGGTACATTTGAGGGGCATTTTTTGTTGTCTTTCTCCACATTGTACATCATATAGTGTTTTTCTTTACCTGAACTATTTGTGCTTCTTCCTGATCTCTCTCTTATGCTAGAAAGGAACATTTAAATTGGCTGAATTCTTGCAGTTACTGAAGTAGAAAAATAACATCGAACATTACTTTCATGGGGAAGAGGAAGTCGAGAACCAAGCCAGCTCCTAATAAACGAATGGACAAGCTTGATGCTGTCTTCTGCTGCCCATTCTGCAATCATGGAAGTAGCGTAGAGTGTCGCATGTAAGTATCTGCCCTTTTGGCAGAGATCACAATGTTAAGTCGCTTGTTTTGTCGTATGCAAGTGTACTATTGCGTGAAGTGGATCTGCATAAAACTATTGATCTTCATATTTTTAGGCAGAATGTAGATTATCATCTTTCATTCACGTCTTTTTTGTGCAGTGACATGAAGAACTTGATTTGTGAAGCCTCATGCAGGATTTGTCTAGAAAGCTTTAGCACTACTGCCACTGGTATGACTGTTAACAGATCATAAATTTGTAAATATGTTCATCATACAGACTTTATTATTCACCATATTTAGcaccatattttttattttacccaTGAGTAATCTTTAATAAATGCTAATTAGCATTTGCTTTCAGAAATTGTTAATTTGGCTTTATGCATTAGGAAATTTTCGTAGATAACTTAAGCAATATGGAATTTGTGAACTATGCATCATGTAGGTGCTTGTTTTTTGCAGATGAGATGTGTGTATTAATATCATTAATTAAGGAAACTTGGGTCTATAAATCATAAAGTTATAAGCATTGCTTTTTTTGAATGTTATATGTATTTTCAGGAAATGATGCCAAAACAAGGAAAACCAAGACTTTGTGAGGAATGATAAGTTTTTTAGATAaaccaaatctaacttagtcTGCTTTGAATAGCTTGTTGATTATCCATTAACTTAAACCCTCAGACACAAAGTTAATCAGTTGTCTAGGGAGCATAGATCAACTCCTTAATCTGGTTTGAAGAAGGCATGAGCAAAATTAGTCTAGATAATATGAGCAAGAGCATATTACTAGGAAATGTTAATTTACATATTTCTGGGACATACTGAACTAAGGCATTTGTTGTCAGTGCTCAAGAGCATGCATCTATAGTTACAAGGACTAAGGATGTTCTATTCAATTAAGTTACCTTAGTTGGTATTCTTGTACTAAGAACTCAAATTCTGGGTGTATGTAACCCATAGATACAACTTGTTATGAGATTCATTACTTAAAAAGAGCTGGGAGCAGCCTTGAAGGTTGTTGGAGCCCTTACAGACTAGATGGAGGGGAAGGGCATAACAGTATATGTGATGGATGGGGTAGAATGTCTACAACAATAACAACGACAACAAAActataagtctcaactatttggggtcggttACATGTATCTTTTGTCATcattaagatatataaaaaataaatcagtTAAGATCTATGTTTATGAGATCTAATATAGTTTTAGATTGATTGTCAATAACCTAATGCAACCTTTCACCTTTTTCATATGGGCAAGGGACTGACATTGGTGATGTTATGGAATAGAATGTCTAAGAAAAAAAAGCTGTTCTTCCTCTTAGGAGCAAAATATAGACTTGTGCTTGCTAATGCGGCAAATTGTGAGGGCAGGTAGTTAGACATTTGTACGTTGTTTATCTAATTAGCAGGAAATAATTGAAGCAGACCCCAAGATTGTTGTTTTTGTCAAGATCCATTCAGTGGGTTTGATAATTGAGATGTTCTTTTTTGGCATATTCCTTATACCTCTCCCATAAAGAACAAGTGGAAGTTTGCGTCATGTGatgtaaaatttattatgaatctctTGTTGTAGATAATAAGATACACCTCCATGTCAGCTTTATATGAGATACCGAACTAATTGTTGTAAATAATGTCTCAAGAGCATCATCTACTCATGGGATCCTAGCATTTACTGCAATGCACCATTTTGCAGTTGTTATTGTTTTAGGATTATTGCTATTAGAATAATAAACATGCTCATTTgacccctctttttttttttttctgtttgcaGCACTGACTGAGCCTATTGACATGTAAGTCATTCCTCATGATGTATaccttggaactcgctaagacatTGAGTTAGAAATTCACAAGAACCATGATTGCCTTGCAGATATAGCGAATGGATTGATGAGTGTGAAAGGGTTAATCTTGAAGACGATGGGGCTTGAGCATCTGGCTGGTGGTGCTTCAAGCCGAGTGGATAGACGATGTAATGGTTTGGCGATCTTATAGGGTGAAATATGCGCATCATCCTTTACGTTGTAGGGTAGTAATGATTTGTTTTCTTGGAGCAGTACGCTGTAGTGGTATTCATAACTCCTTGCTTGCCTGCCTAGCTGGTGATCGTATATAACTGCTCCGTGTAGTTGCCCAGTAGAAAATGACGGTCTCTGTCGAAGTGTTAGGAGCACCTTCGGTCGTTGGAAAACAACGAGGCAGGTGACGGTGACGAAGGTGTGCATCGTTCACCAAGAATCGTCGCATGCAGCGCATCTCACGGAAGTCTTATGTGCTATTATCGTCAAAATGCTAACGCTATCTTAAGATAACATTAGTAATTGAGCATTTGCAATATACCAGTCTCAATAAGTGAAAGAGTGATACGTCAGATATACTGTAACCATGTGATGACATGTGACCAATGGGCAGATGGTCTAACAGGCcactcattaaaaaaaaaacatggggATCACACGTGGTTGATAGTTGATGATTGGATTATTAGATGTGTACTCACCATTGGGTGATATGTGGTTGAACTATCAATCGTCCAAACTTGTGATTTCGAACTATCATCTATAAAAATATCTTCATGTATACTCCTATAAATACGACTTCACTTCAATATTAGTTGATCAATCCATTGATTCGACTAATTCGATCGATCGGACTAGTTCGATCAGACCATACACAAAAACTAACCCTTGATTTAGTTTTACAAATTTGATGTTTTTAGTAACTTAGAACGACTGACTTGGAATATATCTCGATTGAATTAAAATCATTATCCAACTCGGACAACTAGAAAATGCACAGACAGAGATCAAatgtgatttgaaaaaaaaaaaaaaatcaaatgccaAAATGCATCCGATAGAATCCATGCAATACTCGGAGGGGATCCTGACCCTTTCTACCGACTGCGGCCTTTGAAAGTCGAGCATTTGCCGCCACTTCCACGGCCTTCGCTCTCCTCGCGCTTTCTTCTCAAGCCGGCTTCGGACGACAGGCGCGCtagggctttttttttttctctcccgaCAAGATTCCGGTGTTTCTGATATTCTCGCTCTTGTGGATCCGTACACGGCAAGCTCGACTCCCCTCAATGCCTTCAACTCGGAGAAGTATTGCCCTGAGCCACCCCTCTTTCGATTTGGTTAAGCGCAACATTAGATCGAGCTGCTATACCTTTCCCCAGTTGCAGAAAGCTCaccttttatttttcatttttttggtgGTTGTTCTGTAATCTGGATAAGATCCGAGCATAGAGGAGTAAATTCCGGCTTTGTTCTGAGTTCGGCTTGCAACTTCAACTGTGCTCGAGTTTTGATTGGGTCAGAAATGTTTCGTTCAATTGGTACGATTCTGTTTCTGCATCAGGAGTAAAATGTCTACATTTCATCCAGTGGAATTCTGAAATTTAATTCTTGTCAATCAGGGATTTTTCAGAAGAGCCGTGCGATCGATTCGAACAACTAAAAGTTGTCCAAGAGTGATCTGAGAATCTAAGTGAGTACACATTGTGtcattgcaattttttttttactgaaaagaaaaagcttttatatattctgcttttgttttTAACTGGATGATTGAAGCCTGATGATCCGGGCTCATCTTGTTTTTCCTAGGCTTAGAAAGCCCTTAAATGTTTTGGTTTTTAACTGACATTCTGCTTTTGTTTGAATGTTCTATGCTTTAGCTAAATTTTGCTAGTCCATAATCAGGCTAGAAAAATAACTAATTTCCACAGACATAATGGGAAAACCTTCGCAGGTCAAATTTCTGCCTTACCTGTGGCTGGTGGTAGATATTGTACATCTTCTAATCCATGCATCTAGAAGTGAAATGAGGTGCAATGCTTGTTGGCGAGAATTGGAAGGGCAAGCTGTATCAACCACCTGTGGCCATCTCTTCTGTATCCAAATGATGTTGTAAATAAGCTTTTTCCTAGTACATAAAGAATGATTTATGATTCAGCAAATGTTATTCTTAACTATAGATGAAGGCTCTGAAGACGCAAACAAGATAATCAGCAATAATGTTGTAAATAAGCTTTTTCCTAGTATGTAAAGAATAATTTATGATTCAGCAAATGTTATTCTTAACTATAGACAAAGGCACTGAAGACGCAAACAAGATAATCAGCAATGATGCCGCCTGTCCTGTATGTGATCAAGTGCTCTCCAAAAGGTATTTACTTATTCTCAAGGCCAGGTTTTGGTTTGGTGATTATGTCAATTTTCTTCTGGCTGCTTTAAAAGTATTTCTTAGGGTT
This Musa acuminata AAA Group cultivar baxijiao chromosome BXJ1-2, Cavendish_Baxijiao_AAA, whole genome shotgun sequence DNA region includes the following protein-coding sequences:
- the LOC135607266 gene encoding transcription elongation factor 1 homolog, encoding MGKRKSRTKPAPNKRMDKLDAVFCCPFCNHGSSVECRIDMKNLICEASCRICLESFSTTATALTEPIDIYSEWIDECERVNLEDDGA